Genomic DNA from Catellatospora sp. TT07R-123:
CGCGTACGGGTCCTGCGCCGTGAGCGTGGACGCCTCGACGATCCGTACCGAACCCATCGCCCGGGTGTCGATCGACAGCGACAGCGGCGTGTCCAGCGAGCGGTTCACCGCGAACACCGTGGTGCTGCCCGTGGCCGCGTCGTGGGTGGCGACGGCGTGCAGGGTGGGGACGTCGCCGTACTCGGCCGTCGGGTAGGCGGGTGAGGTCGGCTCCACGCGCAGCACGTCACCGGCGGCGTACCGGGACGCCTGGGCGAAGGGGTGGAAGGTGGTCTGCCGCCACGCCGCGCCGCCGGGCTCTGTCATGATCGGGGCGATCACGTTGACGAGCTGGGCCAGGCTGGCCGCCGTGACGCGATCAGCGTGCCGCAGCAGCGTGATGAGCAGGCTGCCGACGACGACCGCGTCGGCGAGGTGGTAGTGGTCCTCCAGCAGCCGCGGCGCCACCGGCCAGTCCGCCCCTTGCGGGGTCTGCGAGGCCGGCCGGTCCATGTACCAGACGTTCCACTCGTCGAACGAGATCTTGATGCGTTTGGCGGCGCGCTTCTTCGCCCTGATGTGGTCGGCCGTCGCCACGACATCATCGATGAAGTTTTCCATGTTGACCGCGCTGGCCAGGAAGCCGGCCAGGTCGCCGTTCTTCTCCTGGTAGTAGGCGTGGCAGGAGACATAGTCGACCAGGTCGTACGCGTGCTCCAGCACGGTCGCCTCCCACTGGCCGAACGTCGGCATCCCCGACCCGGAGCTGCCGCACGCCACCAGTTCCAGACCGGGGTCGACCATGCGCATCGCGCGGGCCGTCTCCGCGGCCAGCCGCCCGTACTCCTCAGCGGTCTTGTGCCCTATCTGCCATGGACCGTCCATCTCGTTGCCCAGGCACCACATCCGGATGCCGTGCGGCTGCCCGGCACCGTTGGCCACGCGCAGGTCCGACAGCCGCGTCCCGGACGGGATGTTGCAGTACTCCAGCAGGTCCACCGCCTCCTGGACCCCCCGCGTGCCGAGGTTGACCGCCATCATCGGTTCGACACCGGCCCTGCGGGCCCAGCGGACGAACTCGTCCAGGCCGAACGTGTTCGGCTCGGTGCTGTGCCAGGCGAGATCCAGTCGCGTCGGCCGGTCCCGGACCGGTCCGACACCGTCCTCCCAGCGGTACCCGGAGACGAAGTTGCCGCCCGGGTAGCGCACCGTGCTGACGCCGAGTTCTCTGACCAGCTCGATCACGTCGGTGCGCAGCCCGTCCGCGTCGGCGCCGCGATGTCCGGGCTCGAAGATCCCGGTGTACACGCACCGGCCCAGATGCTCCACGAACGCACCGAAGGTACGCCGCGACACCGGCGCGACCCGAAACGCCGGGTCCAGGGTCAGCCGCGCCGGGGCGGGTGCGAGTTCGGTCATGTCAGTCCTTCGTCGGTGGCCGGTCGGTCGCTGGTGCCCGCGACGTCGCCCCGGACCGGTGTGTCCCGGTCCGGGGCGACGGCTCACGGTTCGGCGTCGGTCAGCTGGCGCTCAGGCTGAAGCGCTGGTTGGCCTGGCCGTTGCAGTCGTAGAGCTGGACCTGGGCGCCGTTGGCGGTGCTCCAGACGTCCAGACAACGTCCGGACTGCGCACCGGTGATGGTGCCGTTGGAGTTGACGTTCCACTGCTGGTTGCTCTGGTTGTTGCAGCTGTAGATCTGGACCGCCGAACCGTTGCCGGAGCCGGCGGCGTCCAGGCACATGGAGCCGAAGACCTTCAGCTGCTTGCTGGAGGTGTAGGTCCACTGCTGGTTGCTCTGGCCGTGGCAGTCGTACAGCTGCACCCGCGTGCCGTTGGTCTGCGACGAGTTGGGCACGTCGATGCACCGGCCCGACTGCGCGCCCACGATCCGGTTGACGCCACCCGAGGGCGGCGGCGAGGAGGACGGGGCGGGTGACGGGGACGCCGTGGACGACGGCTGCGGGTTGGCCGCGTTGAGGGCGTTGAGGACGGAGGTGTACGCCGCCTTCGCGCCGCCGCCGCTGTTGAACAGCAGCGGGCTCTCGCTGGAGCGCCAGGAGTCGCTGTCCCGCACGCCCCACACCGTGATCCCGATGCAGCGGGACACGTTCATGCACGCCTGGGTGAGCCCCGAGTACTGCGACGTCGACGCGTTGGTCACGTCGACCTCGGTCAGGGCCACGTCCACGCCGAGGGCGGCGAAGCTGGACAGCGTGGTCTGGAAGTTGCCCGGCAGCGAGCTGCCGCCCGTGAAGTGGGTCTGCAGGCCGACGCAGTCGATCGGCACGCCCCGGGACTTGAAGTCCTGGATCATGCGGTACACGCCCTGGGTCTTGCCGTACGACCAGTTCTCGATGTTGTAGTCGTTGTAGCAGAGCTTCACCGACGGGTCGGCGTTGCGGGCGGTGCGGAACGCCACCTCGATCCAGTCGTTGCCGGTGTTCTGCAGGTTCGACTGCCGGCGGCTGCCGTCCTCGTTGAACGCCTCGTTCACCACGTCCCAGGCGGCGAGCTTGCCCTTGTAGTGGGCCATGACGCCGTTGATGTGATCGATCATCGCCTGGCGCAGGGAGCTGCCGGACAGGCTCTGCATCCAGCCGGGCTGCTGCGAGTGCCAGGCCAGGGTGTGGCCACGGACCTTCAGGCCGCGCTGGGTGGCCCAGTTGTAGATCTGGTCGCCGGAGCCGAAGCTGAACTGGCCCCGGTTGGGCTCGGTGGCGTCGGGCTTCATCTCGTTCTCGGCCGTCACCATGTTGAACTCACGGGCCGCGATCGTGGTGTACGTCGAGTCGCCGAGCCTGCTCGCGGCGATGGCGGTGCCGAAGTACCGGCCCGACTGCGCGGCGGCCGCGCCCAGCGTGCCGGCGGCGGCGCTGGCGTTCGGGATCACGGCCACGACCGCCAGGGTCGCGACCACGCCGGCCGCGCCGGCGAGGAAGACCTTGTGGATCGGCGATCGTTTCCGCCGGTCTGCGCCCTGATGCGCAGTGGGAGAGGCTGTCATCACGGTCTCCTTTCCTGGCCGGGGCTCACCTCGCTCCGGGCGGGGCGGGGCGGGCACCGGCATCGCGGGATTGATACCGACGCATGCTGCCACTCCCGACACCGCTCCGCAATGGCGACTTCCGAAAGCCTTCCGGAAGTCGTGTCCAAGAAATCCGTACAATTTGTCCGCTCGCCCGATCGCTCCGGACCAACTCCGTTGACGGTTATTCCAGTTCACAGGCATTATCAGGAAATCTTGACCAGAATCTCGCCACGATCGTCGACGTTCGACAAAATCCCGTAACACTCTCGACCATCATGGTTGCTCCGAAACTTCCGGAGCCGTATCGATAGCTCAGAGTGCGGACATCCGGGCGACGGTGTGAGCTCGGATGTCGGCGCCAGGGTGATCGCAAGACCTGCCGACCACGGTGCGCACATGCTCCTCGGCCTGCTCGGCCAGTCCGTCGTAGACGGCCGTGAACACCTCGCGGGCGCGGACGCGGGGCCAGTCGGCCGGTAGCAGCCCGATCGGCAGATGCGGATCCAGCAGCGGGATGCGTCGGTAGGTGTCCATGATCTCCGCCCGGGCCCGGACGGCCTCCGCCCCGGTGATCAGTCCGGCGCGGACGCGTGGGACCAGCGGGCTCCAGCGACGGTCGAAGGCCGCGTAGTGCCGGGTGATGGCGGCGATGTCCCAGGCCTCGATCGGGTTGCGGTTGGTCGCGGTCGCCAGCTCGACGTGGTCGGCGCGGAAGACGGTCATCGCGCCGAGCGGGACGGCGGCGAGCCGCTGCCTGACGGTCGGGTTCAACGCGTCCGGCGAGACCCAGAGCCCGTCGTACAGCGGCGCGAACCCGAGCCATCGCAGCTGGCCGCGCAACATCCGCCGCTGCGAGCCCTGCTCCTGGGGCAGGGTGAACGCGACCAGCGTCCAGCACCCGTCCCACGAATTCTGCGCCCCGAACCGGGCGATCCACGCACCGCCTGCCGACAGTTCGGCGGCGGCCTCCCGGGTCAGCCGGTAGGCGCTGTGCCGTCCGTTGCGGGAGCTCTCCAGCACGCCGCGGCGGGCCAGCCGGCTGACGGCCGTACGGGCACCGGCGGCACTGACCCCGGACTCGGCCAGCAGCGTCACGATGGCCGCGGTCGGCAGCCACGCACGCGTGGGCAGCGTGTAGTCGGCCACCAGCGTCGCCGTCAGCCCCTGCGCCGAGTTGGCCTCCTGGCGTCGCGGCAGGCGTGACCCGGCGGCGACGTCGGGGAAGATCTCCTCGATCTCGAACGGGCTTACCACGGCGGCTCCGGCACTTCGATGGACTCGATCCACGGCAAGGCAGGGCCATGATATGCGCGCCGCACCGTACGACGTCGCAATGCCGCCAGCACATCCGAGAGAGTCGATTGACACTTTTCTGCCCTACGGGCACACTACCTGTCACACGTCGTCGATGGAGCCCGACAACGTTCCGTGACCGGGTCTCCCGGTGCGCTGGGGCATGGCGCACCGGGAGGCTGCCCGGCGACCGTCCTCCGACGAGGGAGTGTCATGACAGGAACGTTCGGACCCCGCCTGCGCCGAGCCGCACTGGCGGGTCTGTTGATCACCGCGGTGGCCGGTGCCACGCTGCTGATACCGCGTTTGGCCGAGGCGGGCTCGACCGCGGGCTGCGGAAAGAGCCCGACGTTGACCAGCGGCGCCCGCTCGATCCAGAGCGGCGGCCTCAACCGCAGCTACATCCTGAGCATTCCGGACGGCTACAGCAGCACCCACCCGTACCGGCTGATCTTCGGAATGCACTGGCTGAACGGCACCGCCAACGATGTCGCCACCGGCGGACCCGACGGGTCGGCGTGGGCCTTCTACGGGCAGAAGCAGCTGTCGAACAACAGCACGATCTTCGTGGCGCCGCAGGGCGTCGACAACGGCTGGGCGAACACCGGCGGCCGGGACATAACCCTGGTCGACGACTTGACCGCACTCGTCGAGGGTGCCCTCTGCGTGGATACGAGCCAGGTCTTCGCGATGGGGTGGAGCTACGGCGGCTCGATGAGTTACGCCCTGGCGTGCGCCCGCCCCGCGGTCTTCCGCGCGGTGGTGGTCTACTCCGGCGCCAACCTCAGCGGATGCGGCGGCGGCACGCAGCCGGTCGCCTACTTCGGCATCCACGGCACCCACGACAGCGTGCTCAACATCTCCAACGGACGCTCGTTGCGAGACACCTTCGTCAGGAACAACGGCTGCACCGCGCAGAGTCCGCGCGAGCCCGGCCAGGCGAGCCTGACCCACATCACCACGGTCTACGCCGGCTGCCGATCGGGGTATCCCGTCCAGTGGGCCGCGTTCGACGGCGACCACACGCCCAGCCCGGTGGACGGAACGACCGCCACCAGCGGCATACGGACCTGGACCTCGGCCGCCGTGAACACCTTCCTGGCCCAGTTCTCCAGCGGCCCGCCCCCCAGCAGCCCGCCGCCGAACAGTCCGTCGCCGAGCAGCAGTCCGTCCCCGAGCAGCAGCCCGGCGCCGTCCACGCCGCCGCCCGGCGGCGGATGTACCGCGAGCTACAAGACGGTCAACTCGTGGCCGGGCGGCTTCCAGGGTGAGATCGCGGTGACGGCCGGCAGTTCACCCATCAGCGGCTGGACCGTGCAGTGGACGCTCGGCAGCGGTCAGACCATCACCCAGGTGTGGAACGGAACCCTGTCCGTGAACGGAACGACGGCGTCGGTCCGAAGCGTCTCGTACAACGGCTCGCTGGCGGCTGGCGCGTCCACCACGTTCGGCTTCCTCGCCAACGGAACTCTGTCGACTCCAGCACCGGTCTGCGCCAGCACCACCTGACATGCCCGTGCCGTACGGCGAGACGGGGCCGGGCACCACGCCCGGCCCCGTCCGCGGCTCAGCCGGCGGTGCGGGCGGCGAGCCAGTCGGCGAGGCTGATCGCGCCCAGGCGGGCCTCACCGAGCGGCACCAGCGACGTCTCCTCCAGCAGGGCGCCGAAGTAGCGCGCCGCCGGGTCGGTGACGACCGTCCGGGTGTCGTGCTCGGCGGCCAGGAAGCGCCGCACGAACTCGTCCTGGCCGTAGCGCTCCGGACCGGCGATGTCGACCGCGCCGCCGACCGGCGGCTCGGTCGCGGCCTCGGCGAGGGCGGCGGCGACGTCGTCGGCCGCGATCGGCTGCATCAGCGCCGGCGGCAGGTGCACGCCGTCGCCCTGGGTGGCCCCGTCGGCGATGGCACCGACGAACTCCAGGAACTGCGTGGCGCGCACGACGGTGTACGGCACCGGCCCCGACTTGATCACGTTCTCCTGGGCGACCTTGGCCCGCATGTAGCCGCTGTCCGGGATGCGGTCCGCGCCGACGATGGACAGGGCCACGTGGTGGCCGACCCCGGCGGCGGCCTCGGCGGCCAGCAGGTTGCGGGTGGAGGTCTGGAAGAACTCCAGCACGGCGCGGTCTTCGAAGGACGGCGAGTTGGTCACGTCGACGACCACGTCGGCGCCGGTGAGCACCTCGGCCAGACCGGTTCCGGCGACGGTGTCGACGCCCGTGCTGGGCGAGGCGGCCACGACCTCGTGCCCGGCGGCGCGCAGCAGCCCGCCGACCTTGGTGCCGATCAGGCCGGTGCCTCCGATGATGACGATCTTCATGATGGAGCCTCTCCATAAACTCGGACACTTTTCATCCGAGATCTTACTCGGACAAGATGAGTCCGAGTCAACGACGGGCGGCGGTGAGCCAGCCCACGGCGACCGTGACCGATTTGCCCGATAGTCGGACATTAGCGCCTGAGCGATGTCCAGGTCGGCGGTGTCGCGCACCGCGGTCACGCCGCAGCGGTCGAATCGCACCGGCAGCGCGACCGGCTCCGATCGTGACCCCGGTCACACCACAAACAGAATAACCATTCTCCTTGTATGGTGGGGACACGCATACAGAGCAGACATTCTGTTTGCGGCCGTCGACCACAGGGGAACCGCCGTGCCGAAACTGACCGACGCGCGTCGCGAGCTGCGACGCGACCAGATCATCCAGGCTGCCGTGCGCTGCTTCGTACGCAACGGCATGGACCGCACCTCAGTCGCCGACATCACCGCGGAGTCGGGCCTGTCCGCCGGCTCGATCTACGCCCACTACCGCAGCAAGGCCGAGATCGTGCAGGCGGCCGCGCAGGACGTGCTCGAACGCCGGCTGCGCACGCTGACCGCGGCCGCCGACGGCGCGCAGCCGCCGAGCCCAGCCGAGCTGATCACCCGGTTGGCCGCCGGGGTCGAGCGGGACGAGGCACGCGTCGGCCTCCAGGCGTGGGGCGAGGCGACCACGGACCCGGTCATCCGCGACATCGTCACGGACATGACCGACCGCTTCCGCGACCAGCTACAGGTCAGCTGCGCGGCCTGGCTGGTCGCGGCGAGAGGCCGGGAGCCGGGCGAGGCCCGCGCCGGGGCGGCGATCCTCGCGAGCCACCTCGTCGACGTCTACCTGGCGTTCCTGTTCCGCCGCGCGCTGCTGGACGAGGCTGCCCCGATCGATCTGCGGGCGATCACCGCCTTCGCCGACGCCGTCGCCTGACGGCCGACACCGCCGCACACGCGCCACGCCTTCGGCCACTGACCACTTCCGACCCCTCGCTGAGAAAGGCACCCCATGCTCGACACGCGCAAGCCGTACCTCGGGTTCAGGACCCTGGCGCTGCTGCCGATCGTCCTGTTCCTGCCCTCCGTCGTCTCGTTCGCCATCGCCGAACCGGGCGTCGTGTGGCCGGAGTACTCCGGCGTCTTCTTCCACCTGGCGATCCTGTTCCTGATCAACCGGATGGACGCGCCCGCCTGGGCCAAGGCGGCCGGTTACAGCTGGATCGCCCTGGACGTGCTCACCGGCATCATGTCCATCAACGAGGTGCCGTACGAGATCACCTGGCCCGTCCGCCTCGGCGGCCACGTCTTCGCGGGCCTGTGGATCCTGATGAGCTCGCTCAGCGCCCGCGACCGGGCCGTCCGCATCGTCGGCGCGATCACCGGCGTCTGGCTCGGCAGCTTCTCGTTCGTCGCGAACATCGCCCCCGAGCAGCTGCTCTACCCCGCCTCGATACTGATCATCGCCTGGTTCACGCTGCTCGCCACCAGGTATCAGCCCGCCGGCGACGCCGCGCCGACGCCCGCCGCCAGCCCTGCCGCCGCTCTGTCGTAGCTCTGTCCTGGCCGCACAGGCGGGACGGCCGCCCCCTGAAGTCGGGCGGCCGTCCCTCTCCCCACGCCGGACTAGCAGGCGCCCTGGTCGGACCAGACCGCCCACGAGCCGGGTGCACCGGGCTCCGCGCCGGTCGACCACCAGGTCGCCTTCCAGCGGTGCCCGTTGTAGGAGACCACGTCGTCAGGGACGTACGGCGTGGCCGAACTCCACGCGGGCAGCCCGCCGCAGCCACCGCCGCCGCCACCGGTCACCGTCAGGGTGAAGGTGGCGGTGTGGGTCGCGCTGGTGCCCGCACCGGTCACGGTCAGCGTGTACGTCCCCGCCACCGTGCTCGCCCCGACCGACACCGACAGCGTCGCCGAGCCGCCCGAGGTCACCGAAGACGGGCTCACCGACGCCGTGACGCCGGTCGGCGCCCCGGTCACCGACAGGTTGACCGCCTGGGCGCTGCCCGAGGTGGTGCTGGTGCCCACCGACGCGGTCGTCGAGCTGCCCGCCGCCACCGTCGCCGACGAGGGCGACAGCGACACCGCGAAGTCGTCGCCGGTCGGCACCGTCGTGACCGTGACCGTGTACGTCGCGGTGTGCGTGGCCGCCGAGCCGGTGCCCGTGACGGTGATCGCGGCCGAGCCGGCCGCCGCCGACGCGCTCGCGGTCAGGGTCAGCGTGCTGGAGCCGCCGGAGGTCACCGACGACGGGCTGAAGCTCGCCGTCACCCCGGACGGCAGGCCGCTCGCGGTCAGGGCGACCGTCTGCGCGCTGCCGGACGTGGTCGCGGTCGAGACCGTCGTGGTGACCGACGAGCCGCGCTGCACCGTACCGCTGCCGGGGCTGGCCGTCAGCGAGAAGTCGTTGCCCGGGTTCGCGGTGCACTGCGCCTCGCCGGACTGGGCGGGCACGCTGACCGCGTCCCAGGCCGCCTTGACCGTGCGGCACTCGGCCGACGACGCGCCAAACAGGTTGACCGCGGCCCGCAGGGTCGCGGTGCGCACGTTGACGTAGCGCCACGACGAGGTCTTCAGGTTCAGCGCGCCCAGGTAGATCTGGCCCGCCTTCTGGATGCCGATGCCGGTGACCGTGCCGCCGTTGCAGGTCGGGCTGGCGGGGTTGCCGCCGCTGCCGGCCGAGCCGTTGGCGGTCAGGTAGAACCAGTGGTTGTTCGGGCCCGCCGCGGCGTGCACCTCGGTGTTCGGGATCGACGCGGAGTAGCAGTTCGGGTCGCCGACCGCGGACGGGTTGTACATGTTGCGGATCGGGCCGTTGCCGACCAGGTCGACCTCCTCGCCGACGAGGAAGTCCGGCGGGTCGTTGGGGTTGTTGGCGTACGCCTCGGTCAGCGCGCCGAAGATGTCGCCGGTCGACTCGTTGATGCCGCCGTTCTCGTTGCCGGAGCCGGCGCCGCCGGGCGTGGTCTGGAAGATGGCGTGGCCGTACTCGTGCGCCACGACGTCGATCGGG
This window encodes:
- a CDS encoding alpha-N-arabinofuranosidase encodes the protein MTELAPAPARLTLDPAFRVAPVSRRTFGAFVEHLGRCVYTGIFEPGHRGADADGLRTDVIELVRELGVSTVRYPGGNFVSGYRWEDGVGPVRDRPTRLDLAWHSTEPNTFGLDEFVRWARRAGVEPMMAVNLGTRGVQEAVDLLEYCNIPSGTRLSDLRVANGAGQPHGIRMWCLGNEMDGPWQIGHKTAEEYGRLAAETARAMRMVDPGLELVACGSSGSGMPTFGQWEATVLEHAYDLVDYVSCHAYYQEKNGDLAGFLASAVNMENFIDDVVATADHIRAKKRAAKRIKISFDEWNVWYMDRPASQTPQGADWPVAPRLLEDHYHLADAVVVGSLLITLLRHADRVTAASLAQLVNVIAPIMTEPGGAAWRQTTFHPFAQASRYAAGDVLRVEPTSPAYPTAEYGDVPTLHAVATHDAATGSTTVFAVNRSLDTPLSLSIDTRAMGSVRIVEASTLTAQDPYARNTADEPDRVSPRANPSISGDRDGVAVLLAPVSWNVIRLEPASRA
- a CDS encoding endo-1,4-beta-xylanase gives rise to the protein MTASPTAHQGADRRKRSPIHKVFLAGAAGVVATLAVVAVIPNASAAAGTLGAAAAQSGRYFGTAIAASRLGDSTYTTIAAREFNMVTAENEMKPDATEPNRGQFSFGSGDQIYNWATQRGLKVRGHTLAWHSQQPGWMQSLSGSSLRQAMIDHINGVMAHYKGKLAAWDVVNEAFNEDGSRRQSNLQNTGNDWIEVAFRTARNADPSVKLCYNDYNIENWSYGKTQGVYRMIQDFKSRGVPIDCVGLQTHFTGGSSLPGNFQTTLSSFAALGVDVALTEVDVTNASTSQYSGLTQACMNVSRCIGITVWGVRDSDSWRSSESPLLFNSGGGAKAAYTSVLNALNAANPQPSSTASPSPAPSSSPPPSGGVNRIVGAQSGRCIDVPNSSQTNGTRVQLYDCHGQSNQQWTYTSSKQLKVFGSMCLDAAGSGNGSAVQIYSCNNQSNQQWNVNSNGTITGAQSGRCLDVWSTANGAQVQLYDCNGQANQRFSLSAS
- a CDS encoding PaaX family transcriptional regulator C-terminal domain-containing protein, whose amino-acid sequence is MVSPFEIEEIFPDVAAGSRLPRRQEANSAQGLTATLVADYTLPTRAWLPTAAIVTLLAESGVSAAGARTAVSRLARRGVLESSRNGRHSAYRLTREAAAELSAGGAWIARFGAQNSWDGCWTLVAFTLPQEQGSQRRMLRGQLRWLGFAPLYDGLWVSPDALNPTVRQRLAAVPLGAMTVFRADHVELATATNRNPIEAWDIAAITRHYAAFDRRWSPLVPRVRAGLITGAEAVRARAEIMDTYRRIPLLDPHLPIGLLPADWPRVRAREVFTAVYDGLAEQAEEHVRTVVGRSCDHPGADIRAHTVARMSAL
- a CDS encoding cellulose binding domain-containing protein, giving the protein MTGTFGPRLRRAALAGLLITAVAGATLLIPRLAEAGSTAGCGKSPTLTSGARSIQSGGLNRSYILSIPDGYSSTHPYRLIFGMHWLNGTANDVATGGPDGSAWAFYGQKQLSNNSTIFVAPQGVDNGWANTGGRDITLVDDLTALVEGALCVDTSQVFAMGWSYGGSMSYALACARPAVFRAVVVYSGANLSGCGGGTQPVAYFGIHGTHDSVLNISNGRSLRDTFVRNNGCTAQSPREPGQASLTHITTVYAGCRSGYPVQWAAFDGDHTPSPVDGTTATSGIRTWTSAAVNTFLAQFSSGPPPSSPPPNSPSPSSSPSPSSSPAPSTPPPGGGCTASYKTVNSWPGGFQGEIAVTAGSSPISGWTVQWTLGSGQTITQVWNGTLSVNGTTASVRSVSYNGSLAAGASTTFGFLANGTLSTPAPVCASTT
- a CDS encoding SDR family oxidoreductase, which codes for MKIVIIGGTGLIGTKVGGLLRAAGHEVVAASPSTGVDTVAGTGLAEVLTGADVVVDVTNSPSFEDRAVLEFFQTSTRNLLAAEAAAGVGHHVALSIVGADRIPDSGYMRAKVAQENVIKSGPVPYTVVRATQFLEFVGAIADGATQGDGVHLPPALMQPIAADDVAAALAEAATEPPVGGAVDIAGPERYGQDEFVRRFLAAEHDTRTVVTDPAARYFGALLEETSLVPLGEARLGAISLADWLAARTAG
- a CDS encoding TetR/AcrR family transcriptional regulator encodes the protein MPKLTDARRELRRDQIIQAAVRCFVRNGMDRTSVADITAESGLSAGSIYAHYRSKAEIVQAAAQDVLERRLRTLTAAADGAQPPSPAELITRLAAGVERDEARVGLQAWGEATTDPVIRDIVTDMTDRFRDQLQVSCAAWLVAARGREPGEARAGAAILASHLVDVYLAFLFRRALLDEAAPIDLRAITAFADAVA
- a CDS encoding M4 family metallopeptidase, which codes for MKSIGLRLTFAATAATAGLALVLPGVTGAAASPAAAPVPAPTAATLAATAADRIAAAGADALAKGPDETFVRRNVVAGSGGLQYVAYERTYRGLPVLGGDAVVVTDRDGVVRDTASAIGRGVKLATTTAKVTAAKATAVARGRLDRVDRAAAAQLVVFSTLTGDRLAYEVVLEGAKRQAPSRLHVVVDAATATVLDVRDDVRLGTGNGYFNGQVSIATSGSGSSWSMTDNTRPGLRCGGQGGTAYTGTDDAWGNGSGTNLETGCVDALYAVQREWDMLGAWLGRSGIDGNGGGFPARVGLNEVNAYWNGSYTNFGHNQANNRQATPIDVVAHEYGHAIFQTTPGGAGSGNENGGINESTGDIFGALTEAYANNPNDPPDFLVGEEVDLVGNGPIRNMYNPSAVGDPNCYSASIPNTEVHAAAGPNNHWFYLTANGSAGSGGNPASPTCNGGTVTGIGIQKAGQIYLGALNLKTSSWRYVNVRTATLRAAVNLFGASSAECRTVKAAWDAVSVPAQSGEAQCTANPGNDFSLTASPGSGTVQRGSSVTTTVSTATTSGSAQTVALTASGLPSGVTASFSPSSVTSGGSSTLTLTASASAAAGSAAITVTGTGSAATHTATYTVTVTTVPTGDDFAVSLSPSSATVAAGSSTTASVGTSTTSGSAQAVNLSVTGAPTGVTASVSPSSVTSGGSATLSVSVGASTVAGTYTLTVTGAGTSATHTATFTLTVTGGGGGGCGGLPAWSSATPYVPDDVVSYNGHRWKATWWSTGAEPGAPGSWAVWSDQGAC